DNA from Vigna radiata var. radiata cultivar VC1973A unplaced genomic scaffold, Vradiata_ver6 scaffold_246, whole genome shotgun sequence:
tattaaaacatttttttaaccattatattaatcaaatgataaaatttcataaatttttcactcaatattttatatattttttctctttcttttaattcaaataacttaccttttttttttaaataattattgatcaCTTCCTCAAGTTTATCCTCTACTCAAAAGTATCAGAAATGAAATAAAGgtgagaaaatttaaaatttaagaaatgttagatgttaattaaaaatgactGTAAAAAAACAAGAGTGAAATGGAAAGGAAATTAGTGAAGAAGAGGGTTAGGGGGATTAGCAGAGTTTAGGCAGTAAAGAATTTATGCTAATATCGGTGACTGGAAGACAACTAAGAATAGAATGGAATAGTAAGTTGAGATTTACAGCAGCCTCAGCCGCAGCAGCAGCCACAAAGCAGCGTATCGCATCTCATAAGGTAGGGTTGAAAGCCTTCATTTGAACTTTGAAGCTGAAACAGAGAGAGCcttttattttacattcatacattataaataaaaaaaataaaaatggaaaaagaaaaaaaaaaagaaaataatgtgaaATAAGGGAGAGAGAAGGCGCATTCTTAGGcagaaaagatatttttgtatCTATCGCATCCAAGTTTGAAGGCGTGTTGTGTGTGGCGTTTAGGGTTTCTTCATCTTCGTCAACGATCGTCTACACTTGAGGGTTTTAGTCTTCCCAATACAGACAGGTAGGTAGGTAGGCAGGTTGTGATTCACCTCTATGCTCTTCTATCTCACTCATTCATCCATTCGATCATTCACCTCCTCTCTCTGCACCATTGTTATGTAATGTGATTGTTTCAATTGAAGGCTGAGGGCGTGAATCGTGATCCTTTGGAAGGAAGCACACTACACAGGGCAAGCATGCCAACATCGTGGGCTGATTTGGCTGCGAATTCCGCCTCTGAAAATGCGGGAACATCCAACTCCACAGCTCTGACGCGGCCTGTTTATGTGCCTCCGCATCTGAGGAACCGTGCAGCATCAGCATCAGCATCAACGGAATCCCCCCCTGCTCCGCCCAATGTGAGTTCTAATAATAATGTCGGATCACGGTGGGGTGCGCCCAGAAACGGTTGGGGGAACAGAAGCGGTGGTTGGGATCGGCGGGAAGTGAACCCTTTCGGAGATCAGGAGGATGCAGCTGAAGAGGGAGCAGCAGCTTCTGGCGAGGAGCAGGGAAACATGGGAATTAATTTTGATGCTTACGAGGACATTCCCGTTGAGACGAGCGGTGAAAACGTTCCCCCACCTGTGAATACTTTTGCAGAGATTGACTTGGGCGATGCTCTTAATCAGAATATTAGACGCTGCAAATATGTTAAACCAACGCCGGTCCAGCGGCATGCCATACCCATATCCCTTGGCGGACGGGATTTGATGGCTTGTGCGCAGACTGGTTCTGGAAAGACTGCAGCATTCTGTTTCCCTATTATCAGTGGCATTATGAGAGGTCAAGGGCAGGCCCCCCAGCGGCCCCCTCGCGGTGCCCGTACAGTCTATCCACTTGCCCTTGTTCTCTCGCCGACTAGGGAGTTATCCGTGCAAGTCAGTACTTTCTTATTACATACACTCTTCATCTCACATGcttcctctcttttttattCCCTCCACTGCTCTGCCCATCTATATGAAATATATCCGTCTTTTCGTTCCTTTCAGATACTTGAAGAGGCTAGGAAGTTTTCATACCAGACAGGGGTCAGGGTCGTTGTTGCCTATGGTGGAGCTCCTATAAACCAGCAGGTCTTCAATCCTTGTTCTTTCCACAATTGAATATTAATATGTCGATTTACATATTTTGGCATAGGTCctaactaaatataattttccagCTACGGGAACTTGAGAGAGGGGTGGACATTCTTGTTGCAACTCCAGGAAGATTGGTAGATTTGCTGGAGAGAGCTAGAGTTTCATTGCAGATGATCAAATATTTGGCCTTAGATGAGGCAGATAGGATGCTGGACATGGGTTTTGAACCACAAATAAGGAAGATTGTAGAACAAATGGACATGCCTCCACCAGGTGCCAGACAGACTATGTTGTTCAGTGCCACATTTCCAAGAGAGATACAGGTTTAATATTCTCTATGCTGGGCAGGAGGATGTGCCTAATCTTACAATTTTAGttgtaaattgtaattaatCTAAGATGCTCGTTCCTCATGTTTATGTGCACCACATATTTGCATTTAGGTTTCTTTTGATCCTTAATAATTCTTTCATCTTTACTCATGGAAAGATCAGCGctattacaattaaataatttctatttcaaattttaattgggTTATAAATGGCAGACATCCAAGTAATGCaaatcaatattatttattggaTGTATAGCTTCCTCATTTCATCGTTTAATTTTGTTGTATTTACTGTTAATATGCAGAGACTGGCCTCTGATTTCCTttcaaattatgtttttctGGCCGTTGGAAGAGTGGGCTCAAGTACCGATTTGATTGTCCAAAGAGTTGAGTACGTTCAAGAGTCTGACAAGAGAAGTCACCTCATGGATCTTCTTCATGCGCAGAGGGCAAATGGGGTACAAGGAAAGGTATTCTCACAGTTCACAGTtcatatatatgtgtgtgtgtgtgtgtgagggCTTATTCAAGTTGTTTTGGACTCAAATCAGCGTCTCAATGTTGATCTATGCATGTATTTTGTCTTGGGAAGATAATGAAATGGGGATTATGCTAAGAACGCATAATTTTCCTGAGTTTTATGGTTgcaagttatttttttctttaactatcGGCTTCTCATGTAAGAGTATACTGGCAGACTGAAGAAGCTTTTACATTGAACATCATGATTAGTATCGTCACAGAAACTGTTTGGACCTAATTTTGATGGGTTTTTTCTGGACTACGTTTGATCAATCAATCTAGTATACTTGTTTTGCATGATAATATTTAGGTCAATGCACGATTCATGTATTCTGTTGTCTAAAACTTGGAATGTCTACTCCTTTTCTGTTTGTCCTAGCAATGCCAGATGTTTCTTACTTCTTGACAGTTActagtatatatttttgtttctgggGTAAATTATATAATGGATGTTGTGTTTTCTCATTGTATGGACATGTTTCTTTTCTCAAGGAAAATGCTATTACTTAATTATGTAAGGCCTAGTTCATGGATGATTTTACTTTCTGCAGCAAGCTTTGACTTTAGTTTTTGTGGAGACAAAGAAGGGAGCTGATGCTCTCGAGCATTGGTTGTGTCGTAATGGTTTTCCAGCAACTACTATTCACGGTGACAGGTCACAACAGGTTAGTCTGTTGTACAATTATATCTGCTTTTGCATCTGTGTGTAGATCCAGACTAATACTTTGATTTATATTTGATGGACAAGGTCCATACTCCAGCTATTCTCATCTTTTTTTCTGCCTTAATAATGTTTGGTGCTTTGGGAAAGTAGAGTTGGACGCTTATGATTATTCATGTCTGGTGTATAGAGTTAATGTTGTCGAAAGTGGGGGGATGACATCTGACTTTCCTTGGTTTTCCTGTGTTAGGGACTTGCATAAGACATTTTAAAAGATGGTTGTGAGTTAATGTCTTGGAAACTTGGGGGAGGACATCTGACTTCCCTAGGTTTATCTGTGTTAGGACCTTTGTATAAAGACTATTTAAAAAGCCAGTTGTAAGTCACACGTAATAGAATAAAAGGAGAGAATGAGGAGGAAATCTGAACAATTTGATTGAAAGAGGTAACAGTTAGGGGTCATTCTTATGTGTAGTAtagattatttattttgcattataatatttaagctCACTTGTACTTTTGGTCCCCTTGTTATCATTTCTCAAACTTGgttctcatttttttcaattttggcCCCTCTATTATTTTAGTTGTGCAATTTTGGTTCATTCGTTAACTTGACATCTAATATTTCATTGAAAAGCTTGCATGATGGTAGTGTTGTAATGTGCAATAAAGTGATATGCCTGCATCTATATTAAATTTTGGATGTTAAGTCAGTGGGTAGATCAAAACTGTACATTTAAAATAATGGGGTTGGTGGGACACCAAATTCAAGAAATGGCAATAGTAGGGAGATTCAGTTGTCAATTTCCGGCTATCACGCCGTGATTGCTGATAGGCGGGTGGAGTGGCCTGCTATCAAACTGTGCATTTTGGATGTCTGAGCGGCTTACTTTAGGAGTGGTAGCCCAGCAAATCAAAGGCAGAAGTGGGTTTTGCAGCCACTCGACTATTTGGGCTATGGATTGTGTGCTCTCTGCAGGGTAGTTTGATGGAGGACTTGTTGAATCATGCCTATTAAAGTCATTGCCTTTCTGTTCTTAAGTCTCTTCTCATCTTGCCTATTGAGAGTACTGTGGCTTGCTAAGATTGgaattaatattagtataaaataataaagtggaaaaaataataaaagaattaaggcatattatacattataataaattaaaagcgatagcaaaaaatttaataagctaaataataaaattaaataatattatagtaaGAAATgtgtatataataattaaaaaggaatattaaacaatatgtattgttatataATACAAGAAAACTGTATGtacttaaaaatgtaaaaaaaatttatatatatattaaaaattcagtATAGGTACACAAACTATTCAGAATAGCTGTCGTCCCACCTCTTGCTTTAGCATTTTTAGGCGCTCTGCCCAGCTATCCATTGTTGAAATATGAGAAGACTAAGTGACAATGAAAcctctatataaaattattaccaTCTAACTTCTCATAATGGCATTTTTAGAGTTTGCTGCTGTGCACTGCAATCTGAGATTGATTCCTATGGAGGTTATCATCGTTGTTAATCAGGAATTTTAACTTGTATACTCAGATTAGTCTGTCTACTTTCCTATCAAGAACAAGTTAGAACGCTTGAACATGAACTCATCTAAACTTGCATGTTCGTGGGCAAGTTCTTGAATACACATACCTTCTGTGTTTTCTGAAAACTAAGTCATCCATAATCCTTGAAATCCATAGGCATTTCTCATATTAGTTAATATGTATTTCTATCGTGGGGACTGTATTTCTATCGTGGGCAATGGTGATTAGTGGGGCTCAAAATGACTATTCTGCACATTTGTCCTTGGtaatgaattgtttttttcGAATAAAGTTATCTTGCATAGTTAGTCTGAGTTTACTTTCTCTGTTTGAGGCTGAAGCTTGCAAATATCATACTGTCTCAAGGTCAAATGTTGTTGCAATCATCtttgttgaaatatttttacGTTTGTGTATCTATATGTAGGCTTATTATTTTACCATGCTTGCAGGAAAGAGAATTGGCATTAAGATCATTTAAAACTGGCAACACCCCCATATTGGTTGCAACTGATGTGGCTGCACGCGGGCTTGATATTCCTCATGTTGCCCATGTGGTTAACTTTGATCTTCCTAATGATATTGATGATTATGTACACCGTATTGGAAGAACAGGGCGAGCAGGAAAGAAAGGCCTTGCAACTGCGTTCTTTAATGACAACAATGCATCACTAGCTAGGCCTTTAGCAGATCTGATGCAAGAAGCGAATCAAGAAGTACCTGATTGGCTCTCACGGTATGCTGCTCGCTCTTCTATTGGTGGTGGACGGAATCGTCGAACAGGAGGAAGCCGATTTGGTGGCCGTGACTTTCGAAGAGAAGGTTCTTTTAGTAGGGGTGGTTCTGATTACTACAGTACAGGAAACAACAGTGGTGGATATGGCAATTCTGGTGGTTATGGTGGAGGATATGGTCCTGGGGTAACTAGTGCTTGGGACTGATTTTCAACCCCTGATAGCATTATACACACTGTCTTAGGTATTAGGTGCAGACTTACACCTATAGGGTgatttttctcccttttttgtCTTTCAAAGTTCATGTTcttcaatttactttttttccttCCCGGTGTGTCAATCCAACATCATTTTGTACGGTTTATAACTCTAATCACCAAGAGAGATGTTGGTGTGTGCGGCATCATTACCAGATCAGCAGAGGTCGTGCAGTGTCAGTAGGTGTTGGCAATGGCGATTACTAACATATTACTAGGAGTTCATTTTTACAACTATCTGTACCCTTTCAAAGGGTGGTTATTTTGCTGAGGGAAAGGTTGTAGGCTTTTATTTACAGTCGTGTCTATTTATCTCTTGATCATCTTGTGTTTCTTCACAATATATGTTGTCATTTCGAGTTTCCCTATTTTGATGGGCTAAGGTTTTGTACTATTTTAGTAGTGACtgaaatgaatgaaaattattctttatgGATCTTTGTATTTCACATTTATGTGGAAATGTTTGTTCATGGTTTTTCTTGCACGAATGCAttgatttcttttcaaataaatgtGTTAAAAGAAACATCCATACTTTGATAGTGTGTTTTCATGAAGTAATTGAGAatagttttcatttatttaatagatttatttttaatttttaaaataacgtggattatttgaatgaaaaaattaaaataatatgaaaattgtaaactttttaaaaaggtATTTggaataactaaaataattctttaagaaaaaggagaaaatttaaaatgatatgaCTAGTCACATTTTTATGTAGACATATATattccaaaaaattaaaatgttaaatatatatatatatatatatatatatatatatatatgtatatatgtatatatgtatatatgtatatatgtatgtgtatgtaagtaggatattttttttgtatatataattattattcttattttatttaatgtgaaatttagATTTCTGATACCTCCAAGGAAATTTTATTGAGGAAATacaatatcaatatcaataaGATCCGAAGTCAACCACATAAGGAATTAAGGCCGTGGGTTGATGAATCTTCAATCAATGTGGGACCTAGGCTCACatttggaattttaaaaatttgtcaccattgcatttgattcattcatatatgttttttctttcatggaaaagatggttTTTGTTAGCTTATTTATAGTTGTGTCTCTGCAACAATTACCTTTTTATCCATTCATTAACAGTGATGAtctgcaagaagagatttacatggaacAACCTTCCATATTTGTTGTTCAAGGGAGTCTTTTGGGTTAGTATTTCGTCTTTTATGTTGTCTTGCAAATCATTTACAATCTGGTATCATTCGAAtcagaaacaaatattttcattaagtctttatagattatattagtaacaagatTGATATATATGATTTGTATGTATTAGCTTGAAGAAGAGTGTTAGATATactatctttatcttttctttatcttttatctttagtttgtttgttattattttttatttgtattttgggtttagtctATATTCaatactttataatataatacataattttcactatattcaatactttataatataatttgttattaaattttaaaaaaatataatttagtgaGTTTTTAGAAATAATCGTTATGTtgaaatcttttatataaatctatcaaagtttttttttctattttgtttttttattatatttgtagtCTAAAGACATTCATTCaggtaattattattatttttttttgtttttattataaatgaacttaatcaatttatatatattattaacttacaatacaatataaatatggattaaatatgtttttagttcctatactttgggcgattttggttttagtccctctttcaaattaagaggtacaatttagtcattcaactttacaaaactctggttttagtcttttttaccaaatgtttttaactttatttgctgtttcaaacatgtttcactatagcatttggattgtttacactgtttgacacatttttgcttcaatgttaactgagaaacgcgtttgaaacagcaaataaagttaaaaacatttggtaaaaaagactaaaatcagagttttctaaagttgaatgactaaattgtaccttagtttgaaagagagactaaaactaaaattgtcCCAGAGTacaaggactaaaaacatatttaatcctataaatatttaataaatacgaATATAGGTGAGATAGAATGTAAGAATctagaaaatagaatattaaagttgataggtgttttaaaataatgagatcaaatatcttaatattaaaataattcaataatataaatataatttcataaattagtCTCATTATCTAATATACTCATCATTTCTCTAAAAGTCTTTCTCTGAGTTTCCTTTCCTTCTGTCTAAGATTTCTGACTCTTGAATTATCTGTTTGATGATCAAGAAGCGTATAGGAGATCACAACAGTGTATTCTCCATCATCATCCGATTAGTTTTCCTtctagagcaagtaagtttatgctcattttttcttaaattcgtAGTTTAAGATACATGCGACTTGAAGTTTATCGCATGTGTCTTCGCCCTATCTTTTCTAGTTCCTTGCTTGCTGAGAAGTTCTAGGGACTCACTTTAATCACAATTTTGTGGTTTGTAGGCGTGTCTAAAGTTTCTTGAATTTGAAGCAAGGGTTGTGCGCGTGTAGAGCTTGGTAGCTAATggttattctttaattttgaaacttACGAGTATGATTGATAGTGGCTGAAATACTATGTTGATTGAGTATAATTGCATTATCTGGTCTAGTGttcaatgtgttttttttttaatgagctTAATTAGTTGTGTGATGCTTGATGCGTAGTATGATTCAGTTGTAGATTGATTTGATGTTGTGCATGATTGATGTTGTGAAGATTAATTGCATGAATTTGGTGTAgcaattaaagaacaaaaattatCGGGATCTATT
Protein-coding regions in this window:
- the LOC106778305 gene encoding DEAD-box ATP-dependent RNA helicase 37 — encoded protein: MPTSWADLAANSASENAGTSNSTALTRPVYVPPHLRNRAASASASTESPPAPPNVSSNNNVGSRWGAPRNGWGNRSGGWDRREVNPFGDQEDAAEEGAAASGEEQGNMGINFDAYEDIPVETSGENVPPPVNTFAEIDLGDALNQNIRRCKYVKPTPVQRHAIPISLGGRDLMACAQTGSGKTAAFCFPIISGIMRGQGQAPQRPPRGARTVYPLALVLSPTRELSVQILEEARKFSYQTGVRVVVAYGGAPINQQLRELERGVDILVATPGRLVDLLERARVSLQMIKYLALDEADRMLDMGFEPQIRKIVEQMDMPPPGARQTMLFSATFPREIQRLASDFLSNYVFLAVGRVGSSTDLIVQRVEYVQESDKRSHLMDLLHAQRANGVQGKQALTLVFVETKKGADALEHWLCRNGFPATTIHGDRSQQERELALRSFKTGNTPILVATDVAARGLDIPHVAHVVNFDLPNDIDDYVHRIGRTGRAGKKGLATAFFNDNNASLARPLADLMQEANQEVPDWLSRYAARSSIGGGRNRRTGGSRFGGRDFRREGSFSRGGSDYYSTGNNSGGYGNSGGYGGGYGPGVTSAWD